The nucleotide window GGAGAGGTATTCTCAGACGCTCCAGCCTCTGGACGTCCACATACATGCAGTCCCTACAAACATCACAGTAATGGGGAAGGCTCAAACTTGGGATGGAAGTGGTTTAAGGTGCTGGATTTTCTTTCCAAAATCTGATTACTAGTACTGGAGAGATTGCTCGGTTGTTAAAAACACTTTTTGCTCTTTCATGGGACCTTGATTCAATGTTCAGAATCTATAAGGTGCTGTAGCAACAGTCTTTAAATCTAGCTCCAGGAGACCCAATGCTTCTTTGACCTGTGTGGAATCTTGCACGTACattatgcacatacatatatacataacctAAGACAAGTATTTAAAAACCATTTCTCGATGACCTTAAAGAATgtaatatcaaaagaaaaaagaatgatcCCAGCTTGCCTTTCCGTTGAAGTGATAAAACACTGAGCAAACCCAACTTGCAGGAGGAAAGGGGTTATTTTGGCTTACACCATCAAGgaaatgagaacagggactcaaggaaggaacttggaggcagacaCTGGAGCAGCAACGACAGAGGAACGCTACTCACCATGCTTACAATCCAGCTTTCTTATGCACCCAGGCCCACCTAGGAATGGCACCTCCAACTGTGGACCggaccctcctacatcaatttCCAATCAAAAAATTGCCAGACAGACATGTGTAAAGGCCAAGATGATGGAGGAAATTCTTCAGTTAGGGTCCCTCTTCCCAGGAGTATCAAGTGGACAATGCAGTTTAGCCATTACAGGAACTGTTTTGTTTGCGCATTTCTATCAAAGTCCACACCACATAACCCAAGctctatgacatcaaaatgggtGAAACTATAAGCAATCtagaatgaaaaagaagatcTAAACAATTATGGAAACTTCAAGTCCTTGAAATCCATGAGGGATTGTATAGTCTGTGTCTGCTAAATGCATACAATTAACTTGCTTAGATATGAGattgtaaaaataacacaatgaGAGTCCATGCATTCTTGGGGTTGTGAGGACTAGAATTTGCAGACATAACTAATCTTTAGACTTTGCCATGATCTGTATCAGAATCCAGTCTCAAATCTGTGTTCTTTCATCAAGTATCTGAAAGCATATTAAGTAAATAATGCTGTCAGTGACAGCAAAAGCTTACATGTAACACAAAATATATGTACCCTCAAACCTCACTTTCTTAGGATGTATTTTCTAGAATTCATAGGACTTTTTCTAAAAGTGTTGTAAGAGGAGAAAAATGTAAAAGTGAAGCATAAAAAATGATATATATTTGTAAATTGGTACTCAGAAGATGTCATTTTTATATTGTATGTAACTTGAAGATTTTGACACACTTATTATAGTCTTATTATAGGCTGAAGCCCTGTTTTTGAATAATGATATGAACTATGGGAAAAATTACCCACAACCCCTGCTACCTGATTTCTATAATACAGGACCTTAAATGGTAaagtataaaatacatatttatatgtgtgtgcatttcctCATAAATCTgaatatttgctttttttaaaaagttaaaccaTCTAGCTAccacagtaatttttaaaagtacaccAGGGTACAGATTCTTTTTCTATGATGCTACAAAACAGAGAGTTTCTACAAAACAGAGAGTTTCTAAAATAAGCTGGCTGTGTTTGATCTCTACTTACCATGAACTTaagacaacaaacaacaaaacaaacgaacaaaaggaaacaaaccacAAGCTCATTCGCAGCCCAAGCTGGTCTGGAACCTGAAAACACTGCTTTATCCTCCAGAATGATGGATTCACTGGAAGAGAATATCATGTTCACTCATAAGTCATATGAGATGTGATTTAAAATGCGTAACTGCTCCAAACTGGTCCCACAAAACAGCTCTTTAAGAAAAGTTACatagaattttaatttaattcacCCTTATCTTATAGAGTAGATTTCTAATGGGTGGAGAATATGAAACTAAATTTAATAATATATCTTAACTGTAAAACATTAGATGTCACTGCAGAAAATCAGTTAAAAAGCTAACACATTTCTCCTAAAATATGAATTCCACTAATTTATAATCCTAGAAGGATGTATGGTATCTTATCTATAATTTCTATTATAAACTGCTAAAGCTGCATTCCGTGAGTATGCCAGCAAATATGGAGACACAATGTGTTTCCTTTTAGCCTGCCCTCTTGGATGGCCTATCCTTTTGGCCTATCCCAGGCTCTGTCACTGCCAAAAAGGTAGAAATTTGTGCATAAGTTTGAGGAAAGCTCCTGAGAGTAGTCATTCTGTAATTGAAATTATGTTGAAATAATTAAGTGTTTTCAGAAAATCAGTTATAGTCTTCAAAATCAACAATCACTTTAAACGAACCTTCATACTTTGTATGAAGGCTTATAGATGGCTTTTTTCAGAATCTGAGAAATCGTTTATTAAACtgataaaatatacacatatcatTTTCTACATCTAAGCAATTAGTTCATTTACCTTAAACCAAGAACACTAGCACTTTAAACCTAaattcatgtatttttaaaatcatctaTTAGGAAATTGACAGCCTCCTGGCAAAAGTGATTTGCCGCCTGTCTACGCTGAGAAATGTATGCAAGACACCAGGGCGTCTCCACAATAAAGTCTACTGCATTGAGAAATGCAAGCATTCGTGTGTACTTTTCAATGGGAAGAgatgtcatttttaaaagttaggaTTTTATAGTGTTAACAAATTTTACTTTatgcaaaaatacaaataaaatgttaattaaaatctTAGAGTACCTCATAGCAACATAAAATATTCACAGTAGACATTTCTGTATGATGATAAACTCCATGTGGAGAATTACTGAAGATGAGGACAAAAAGAACCACTTGATGCGTCTGGATGCTTCCCCTCAGGTAGGAAATGACTGCAGTCACCGACAACGCAGACTCTTTCAAATACTGAGTGACAAGGGAAAGACGTGAGGGCCGACAGTCAAGGCAGCATGCAAATTCAAATTTTCACCGTGGCCCTTAACTGTAAGCTGTAATCTATGTAATACTTTGACTAGTAATAGAATTCTCAGTCATTTCCTTATCGCTATGCTTTCTGCATCAGTCCTGTCAGGATGAATGGCAATGCAGTATGTGCATTAGTCATTCGCTGCTAGTCTCTACCGTCAAGGCAGATTTTTCTTCCTAGGaatgaattacaagtattttagaAGCATAcatagaaaacataaatattgaCTTAACCACTGAAATGAAATTTTTGGTTAATGTGATAAACCCTTTTTAATTCAGTCGAAATTTCTGatcctcaaaagaaaagaacacccATAGGCAAGGTCGGATTAAGTCTAGACAGGCCGTAAGGTGCTCTTCTTGGGCTCTGCTAACCTAAAATAAGATCCTTTGATCTGTGTGACCCTTGACCCCTCCTCCATagagagcaagagaaggaggCCCTCTAATTTGGGGTTGAGGAAGCAGGaacgaaaaagaaaaatatggtgtCTTAATTCTTTTGGAAAACAACACAACGTTCttgtggctttttttcttttggaaattgTTTTGAAAATCTAACATCCACACCTACAGAGATCCTGTCCTGCCTGCTAAAGGTCACCTCAGCGCCTTCATCCTTAGGCCTCTCTCGGGCAAGCCCTATTTCAGCACCACGGACAGCAGCACCCCCCCAGAAGCCCAGTGTTGAATGCACCAATTTCCAGGAAACTCACCTAGACCTCCCCTTTGCTAATCAGCAAGGTCACAGTCCTGACTATGATACAAGTGTTATATATTACCCAAAATTTTAACTCATAGCATCAAAGATGTGTTATTTAGTATTTCTTCATAggatgcaaaaaaataaaataaaagcaattacaTAAGGTGTTTGATTACCACCTTAACACCGAAAATCAATTGGCAGATAGCTAATTGCAGCCTTCCACTTGTGTGGCGCTCAGGCCAACGTTGCGCAGACGTCTAGGAGAAAACAGGAGGCCTAGGGAGTACAGGCCTCCAGAGTCTCGGAGGGACACCAGCTACCCCCATAAAACCCGAGAAATGTGTAGTCTGGCGGTTTTCTCCCTCCTACACCCACAGCTACCCTTTGTCTTGGTCCTGTAGCTAACCGACTTCGCAGTGCTGGAAGCGGAGAAGCGATGCGGGCAGAGCCGCGGGAAGCTCGCTCCCGCTGCCCGCGAGTACTAGCCCCCTCTCCGCTTTCCCGACACGCAGCCACGGAGTTTGAGCCAACTGCCCAGCTCCAGGAAACAGCTGAAGCCTGACTCTCTTATCTGGGAAGATGGActcccctggtgtgtgtgtgggtggggggtgggggggctgagGGGAAGGCGCCAGGCCGCCAGCCACCTGCCAGGGGTCCCCAACTCTAGCGGGAAGTCGGGCTCTTAGCTGGCTAAACTTACACAGCCAGAGCTGGCTAGAGCACCGGGAGAGCGGAAAAGCCGCGGCACGGGAGGGAGCGCGGCGCCTACCTTGCAGTCCTCGGGACAGGACTTCACGGAGTACTCCTCCGACTGCAAGTACTTGTGCATCACGCTTTCAAACTCTTCGTACTTCTCCTGGGCGTGGTGGTCGTAGTCCTGGTAAGCCTCGATGCACTGCTTGCACATGGTCCTCTCGCCGCCCTCCGCGAGCAACACGTCCAGGCTGCAGTTCAAAGCGCTGGGGCTGAGCTGCCCCGAAAACAACTCCCAAAGTGTGTAGGAATTACAAAACGAAAGGTAAAAATCCGACAAGTTCCAGAGCGGAGTTGGCCGCGAGCCGCCGGCCGCCTGCTCCTCCCCCGCGGCCGCCCCGCGACTCCAGTTCCTGGCGCACAGGGCGTCCGCGCTCTCCACGGTGAAGCACTGGCCCGAGGAGACGCCCGGGGGGTAGCAGGTCTCCAGGCGCCACGCCGGCCTGGCGGAGTTTCCTGGAGGAGCCCCGCTCCAGCGGCTCTGGCCTCGCTCGcccgggccgccgccgccgcctgccGGCGAGGGGGGCAGGGTAGGGGACGGCGCGGCGGAGAGGAGCGTGTGTGCCTGGGTGGCGGGCGAGGGCTCCGTGCCGGCCAGGAGCGCGGGCCAGGAGGGCTCGGgctgccgctgccgctgctgctgcagctgctgttgctgctgctgctgctgctgttgctgctgctgctcctgctgctgctgctgctgctgttgctgctgctcgtGGTGATGCTCTTCATCCTGGGTCCGAGTCAGCTTGGCCTCGGCGCAGACCcacaagtgatcagagagcaggacCGTGAAAAACAGGAGTGAAGCCAGAGACAGTCGCCATTTCTGAGACCTCTCTGAATCGATGAACGGTTTCTCGTTCTCCCGGGGTGCTGCCAACCAGATTCTTAAGCCGTCGTCATACTGCCGACACATCCAGGCGCCCCTGGTCATATTTTGGGAACTCACAGTCCTGGCTGACTCCGCCGTGTGGGCTCCGGTGCCCGCGTCTCCACAATATGCATTGACTTAAAGGGCTTAATTTCCGTATCCCCTCCTCCCGtccccccctctttctctctctctctctctctctctctctctctctctctctctctccctctccctctccctttctctctctctctttcaagagctctctctctctctctctcaatatctcactctcaatatctctctctctctcaatctctctctctatctctctctctctgcctacatAAATATTACCATACTTTGGAGAGAAATCTTGCTTCCGACCTAATCCTCAGCCAGCCGACCCCAACCCCTGGAGAGTGGGAGACaataatggagagagagagagagcgagagagcgcgagcgagcgagcgagagagagagagagagagagggtgagagagagagagagatcaagagagagagagacgcgGAGGCTGGTTCTGTACCGGCCGGTGGGGAGGCTGAGCGCGggaggtgatggtggaggtggcGGGGTGGCTGGCGCTGCTCCTGTCACCCCGGCATTGTCAGCGCTTGGGTGCCCATGGCCCAGCGGAGGACAGCCCGCTCTCTCCTGCTAGGGGCATGCCGCGTCTCTGCCCACTGACGGCGAGCGGAgcgcctcccctcctccccctctcctcctcctcctctcctcctcctcttcctcccccttcctctccgtCGCTCGCTTCTCCTCCGCCTCCCGCGCCTACTTCGCGCTGGCTCTCCCCGCGCCCCGAGCTTGGGCGGCCGCCGACGGGgctgtccctccctcccacccccctccCCGCGCTCCGACTGTCGCCGCGGCCGCTGCAGGTCTGCCCGCGGGCGCCGCCGGGGGCCGAGTCGCCTGCTCTGAGCCTCGGGAGGCCACTGTCATCCTCAGTCCCCCGGCTAAGTTGCCGCCATCTTCGTCCTGGAGGCacacttttttggggggagcgCTGGATTTTGCGTCATCTCCTCCCGCCCCGAGGTCTCTCCATCCTGGTGCAGTGGCGGAGGCTTGGCCCGGGGAGAAGGACGAGGACGCGCCGGGCGGTGGCTAGAGGACCCGCTGTCCGCTGCCCCCTCCGGGCCCTGTGCACCGAGGCTTTTGCCCCGGGCTTGTAGTCAATTCCCACTTTTTATTTCGGAGTCAGGACGTGGGTGAGTGGCCACGGCCGCTGTCCTGGGTCTCCAGCTTCTCCTATTCCGCTGTCCAGGGGACATGTCCGGCTAAGAGCCCCCTTTGAGGACGGGGACTGAGTGTCATCTCCCTCACTAGAGACTCCACAGCACGAGGAAGGTGACTAGAGCAGGGGCGAGGTGACTTTGCAGGCTCAGTCTGAAAGCTCTCTGGGTCCCTAGACAGCCCCACTGCGATCAGTTGTGTCCTAAATCGCTTTTATGGGTCAGAAAGAATGCGGGGCGCACTCGTGAGTGCGTCTGCCCGGATGGCACTGTGCGCGCGCTGCAGCTATGCCCACACTCTACTCCATGTCTGACCATCTTCCCTCCTACAAAGTAAGCGTCAACAAAGGTCTGTTCGGCCCTGGGGAAGCACCGGCACTACGGCGCACCCCACTGGCGCTGCGCCCGGGGGCCCTAACCCTGGAGGATTCCTCGCGAGGACCCCCGAGGACCCCCGAGGGCCCCGGAGCTCGAGCGCACTGCTCCTGCTGCCCCGCCCCGCCAGGTGGGCTGCTCTGCGCCGGGGCTTCCGCAGCGCCCTCCAGGCTGGCGCTACAGTCCGGGACTCTGGTGCCCCTTAGTGTCGGCTCGAGGAGTTCCAAGAAggaaaaggcagacacaggctgggaaAACCTGGGGTCCCCTGATTTCCGGTCTGACACGGGGTGGGGATGCCGGGGCAAACAGCAGTCTCCTGAGGTCTGGACAGCTCTTTCACACGCGTAGCTCCAGAGCACCAGACCTGGGATGCCAGGCGCTCTCTCTGGCAGCCAGGAACACTTAGCAGCTACCATGTAAATCTCTCTCCCCTGCATCCCGAAGCCATGAAAGAGCCTTACCAGGTGCCCTGAATCCCAAACAAGTGCCCTAAGAAACCAAAAGGAGGGCGCAACAGGATTTGTTTTCCTATCAGAGGAGCTGTGGGTATTGGGAACAGGGAAGGACTGGGATTTCTCAAACGGGAAGTTGCAAGACGCAAAGGGTGGGGTCCCTTCCTTTCGCGGTATAGTGAGATGTAGCTATACTAATTTTGCCTATTTAAATTAGGTTCTGTAAAACTATATGTAATGGTCACGAAGGAACTAGGTACAATTTGCCAACTGGTTTATGTAGAAATGCCAAGAGAGGGTTTAATAGGTCATTTGAGCACATTCTAGTAGTTTGGTTTTGTCAAATTTCTGATTAATGTCAGAATTTTTCTCCCAACAGAATCCCCCAAATCCTGTGTATTAACCAGCCCATGAGGAGTCTCTCCATCTCTGCACCGCACCCTGCAGCCACGGTCTCATTACAGTAAACACACGGAGGCCTTGGAGGTACTCTCCATCGTTTTCCACCAGAATGGCGTGGGTGCTATGGGAAATAACCAGAAGCAAATCCAAGTTAGAGTCACAACTGAATCAGGCGCAGTGTCACAGGCCTGTACTTTAAGCTATTCCATATATGAAGAGAAGCAGAGGGTGCCCACATATTTGTGACATCTAGAATAATTCAGAGTGGACTGGGACACGGGAGCCCTTCTTGCCTGAAGCAACATACCAAGACAGGCACAAGCGATTCCAAAGGTGTGCGCAATCCCTGCTGGCTGTCTCCTCTGTCCCCCTCACGTTTATATCATGAAGCCTCTCTTCTGTCATACTTACTAGGTTGCTATATTAGAACGTTGTTGTGTAGAATTCATAATCATATTTATTAGGCACTAAGCATTCTTTCCCATACGTCCTACACCTATCTCCCCTGCTGCGCTGCTAATTTGAGTccagatgcacagattttagtggtggtttaaatgagtaGCTTGTCTCTCACTGTAAGCTGCAGATCCAATCTGAAGGAGGACTGCagatgggagagagaagaaacacaACAAATGGAATTGAAAGACTGTGGCTCACCAACAAGAAAAAGATGCAAAGCTTTGGTTATTTTTTAACATCATTATTATGCAGATGTAGCTAAATTACATCTCAAAAATAACTCTATGATACTTACACTAAGTTAAAACACTAATGTGTAAATCTGATCCTGTGACAGATGGGAGTTCGTTCTTTGTTTTTAGACTTTCCTGGGCTCTTCTTTTCTTGAACACTTCTTATgaactgaatattttaaaataagacaaCCTCAGGATGTAACTGTTCAAAGTAAGTCATCTCCTCCTTTGCTAGCCCATAACGGTTCTGGAGTGAGTGAAGAAACTCTGGGATACTTCACATGTCTGAAGACAAGGCACTGAGTGCAGGAAAGCCAGGGAGCTTAGACACGGGAGGTGGAGAATGCAGTGGCTGAGTGATGCTCCAGGGCCTGCAAGCAGCATTTGAGTGGGACCAGGATGGACATAGTACTGGCAGCATTGACTGGGACCCAAAGGGTTCCTTTAGAAGGTGGAACACTCCTTTTGAAGAATGGtagggtaaaaacaaaacaaacaaacaaacaaaaccccttgAACTTGGGGATGAATGACCAACCGGTATGTAAGCTATTGTATGTTTatgaggaggaggcagagcccGAGAGCAGAGAGGGCGGGGCTCCATCAGGAGCAGAGCTGTGCAGTAAGCAAAGCATTGTGGGTTTTTCCCAAAAGGGGTTTATGGAGGAGACAGAGATGAGGATTTGAGTGTTATTTCTCATCAAGCGCACTGTGCAGTTAACGCTCAATCACAAGACATAGGTTCAAACCATACGCCAGCCAGACTAGTAACTGTTGGTTCTCCTTAGGTTATCAACTAAAATTCTGCAcactggaagagaaagaaggcaaaGAGCGTGTCTGGGAGTGAGGTTCATTTATCGGGAGAGGCGGGTTGTGGAGTCTAGAAATGCCCACATAGGTTTAACCTCTGAATGTGACTGTGACTAACAGCACAGAGCAGCTTCATCACACCAGCATGGAGAATTTGTGGGGTAAGAGAGTGCCACAGGCACATCTCATGCAGAGTCAGGTTGCAGGGGAGCTTTGTGCACCTCCATTTTTCTGTTACAAATATAAGATACCTTCTTCACCCCTACAGTTAAAGTGCATTAAAATTTTTAGCCCGAGAGGGCGACAAAAATTATAATCCTCTAGCAAAATCCATTGTTAATGTCTTCTTTTTCCACTCTGAATTATTCTAGATGTCACAAACATGTGGGCACCCTCTGCTTCTCTTACGAAGTTTATGTGTTACATGTAAACGACAGAACATTCCTGTTATGAGCATATTAGTCACAAAGAGAAAGGCTGTGTTTTCAGCATTCAGATATTGGGGGGGAGTCTGCACCAGCATGTCTACCTTAAAATGCACTTAATTAACTTAGGGGTGTGCGGCTGCCAGTGTGGAAAGTGAGAAAGGCAGCTCCTGGTCTGTTTCCCCTTCCATTACTTGGGGAACACCgccaggtcatcaggctcggtGGCAAGCACCCTAACCTGCTGAGCCAGGCATCTGTCCTGGGTAGgtttgctattgctgtgatgaaatgccatgaccaaaagcaagtcaggaggaaagggtttatcagcTCACACTTCcccatcacagtccatcactgaaggaagtcagggtagaagctcaaacagggcaggaacctgaggcaggagctgatccaGAGACCATGAGGGTACTGCTTACTCGCTTGCTCAGCGTGgtttgctcagctgctttcttataaaacccaggacaccagctcagggatggcccacccacagtgggctggccctCATCCGCTAGTCACTAATTAAGAGAATGTCCCACAGCTGGATTTTATGAGATTGAGCTTCCCTCCTTTTGGATAACTCCAGCTTGtgacaagttgacataaactGCAGCACAGCTGTCCAGCCTGTCTACGTTTTTAAAAAGTCGTTAAATGTAAAGCGCCAACACAGAGCAGATCGTCTAATTATTAGGATAAGCAGGGCTGAGGTGTTTCTCTGTTGGCAAAGTGCCTGCTGCACAAATGTATTGACCTGGGTTCCAGTCCCTAGCACTCCCATACAGGCTGGGAAAAGTGGGGTGCATCTGTGACCCCAGCATTGCCGGGAGGCACAGGCGGATCTGTGATGCTCACTGGCTGGCAGCTTCATTCAGCTAATGCACACCACATTAGTGAGACACAGCCACAAAACAAGCTTCAGACTAG belongs to Meriones unguiculatus strain TT.TT164.6M chromosome 4, Bangor_MerUng_6.1, whole genome shotgun sequence and includes:
- the Nalf1 gene encoding NALCN channel auxiliary factor 1 gives rise to the protein MTRGAWMCRQYDDGLRIWLAAPRENEKPFIDSERSQKWRLSLASLLFFTVLLSDHLWVCAEAKLTRTQDEEHHHEQQQQQQQQQQEQQQQQQQQQQQQQLQQQRQRQPEPSWPALLAGTEPSPATQAHTLLSAAPSPTLPPSPAGGGGGPGERGQSRWSGAPPGNSARPAWRLETCYPPGVSSGQCFTVESADALCARNWSRGAAAGEEQAAGGSRPTPLWNLSDFYLSFCNSYTLWELFSGQLSPSALNCSLDVLLAEGGERTMCKQCIEAYQDYDHHAQEKYEEFESVMHKYLQSEEYSVKSCPEDCKIVYKAWLCSQYFEVAQFNCRKTIPCKQYCLEVQRKCPFILPDNDELIYGGLSSFICTGLYETFMTNDEPECCDVRAEEPSASRGTVDGIASCSKPVLTASSATRLYPGRLRLCVLVLILLHAVLTASAMQSSPGLGLGGLGSLEGRSTREN